Part of the Cydia fagiglandana chromosome 26, ilCydFagi1.1, whole genome shotgun sequence genome, acctgagcgggcaaggtgtccaagaaaacatatacacttcaatcgtcacaaaaataaggacatctaagttgtcattttcacgtaggctttcagttcgtcacatataccttaacatctgagtttttctttaacacatacacccttatttaatcataatgacaataacggttaaaacgtcagtggtaactaagcactcaaattcaagctgctgtcattaatacctacacgcactgccaatcacgtacgtcagcagccagggtgccaccagttgctaagcagttgttatttcaatggtaactaagcatcaacattttatctgtttaactttaaaataaatactgtagcactacgaattgacacctcctttcttaaagaagtattttatcgttaagtgtcaaacttagacaataaataagtaggttctacgagaatgatcggttttttttattttaactgtcatatgcggctgttcttccaaaccttagagcatattatataactatgttaatatatttatttagcccgcttattgtactaaaatatactatacaggatggcccatttagatcggccagtatgggaaaatctgatactatataATAAGATTATACACCGATCTcgtcttaggaatcatgtcatcgattttagtgaCACGAAatactgcattcatacatttaaaaaaaatgtgtactcagctcgggaatcgaaccctgaacgttttgaaaaataaaactaagactatttcaatttagatatcgattgtgtaggtcttaagcaataaatgttactatgaaacatgatgtctaaaattaataaaatgcattgttttcatgtcctttaatttaatttagtaagttttcgaagagaccagcatttttagggttccgtacccaaagggtaaaacgggaccctattactaagactcagctctgctgtccgtccgtccgtccatccatccgaccgtccgtccgtctgtcaccaggctgtatctcacgaaccgtgatagttagacagttgaaattttcacagatgatgtatttctgttgcggctgtaacaacaaatactaaaaacagaataaaataaagatttaaatggggcttccatacaacaaacgtgatttttgaccaaagttaagcaacgtcgtgcggggtcagtacttggatggatgaccgttttttttttgccttttttgcattatggtacggaacccttcgtgcgcgagtccgactcgcacttgcccagtttttttctttttttgtgttttatccCCCGAATCAAataacgaaggagaaaataattgaattgaaacgtaacacgttcactgtcccaatctgacatgtaaactttatggctttgtaatagaggcctagccgtggccccacgtgaggagcACGGGTAAAGGTGTTAAACATATCCAACCTagcagtaaatatcaaatggcattccgcacaggagtaatctaagtaacgcttactgcgggttcaaacctacaacgtcctgatagaaaatCGTACATATTACGCTACAtctgacatatcttcaaaaattatataaactaatgcgaaattaacataaaaccagaagacacaaattaataatagaaatgaaacccaaaaaaaaataaaaagctgtaatctctaggtgcgtaccactgagatttgaacccgcggtctctgctttgaaaagcaaacgcctgttactgagaccacaacgtgccttgacaattggctctaaattcagcttcagttagcttttgctatgtgtcattcgtcttgacgattctgttaaaagaaatagtttgcagtaagttgaccgagaggctcctgtcaaatggttgaagggcaaaacgtgagatagatgtatgtgatgacaagactgtactgctttcgatgattgtcaaaacgctttacctgaaattagcatggctatttttcattcaatattcgaccatacttgtatgctttaaagtctatttttccatattgttcagatatatttgacacgttgaccgcttagataccattggttttttgacagctaaggtatcaatgacttgttgtaagtgtagaaattaatgaatagcgactgttaacatatttgtgacacgttgagcgctcacaagtaaatactaccatgacagtcaacaactttttgacagtttaaacgtttacctctctttgagcacctggagtgtatagcgacttctgctgctgactgtacccctaataaaacaaagtctgtcggtctgtacgtctgtatgtttgcgataaacttaaaaactactgaacggattttcatgcggcttTCACTTATCtttaggaaggtttaggtgtatactgaacaaaaagtgcacagcgccgctaaaagAAGTTATCACTTCAATAAAATAGAAGACGCCATGAGGAGTGTTATTGTTATACTGACCACCTTGTGCTTGCACGGCGGCACAAATGCCACCATTTATGACGAGGAATTGTATAGGAGCGTTTTGGATCCAGCGCTGTGTGAGGCCCAATTAGAAGCTATGGACAAAAACcaatgtaagtacatattacTTATTGACccagcgttagcgaaggtctccgttgcAGCTTGGGAAAAATGGTCGcaatttctcaaccgattcgcGTGAAATTTTGTGGGTAGGTTctatgattaaattgtttttttttttgagtcaGTCATTGGGAACTTTTCAAAATGGGGAGTTCTCGAGGTCTACCGCTTTCAAAACGTAGTTTATAAGGGGGAAAAGTTACTGTTTAACCCCACATTACTCGGACAAGCGAAAGATTCAAAAATGACAAACAAACGTTGCGAGTTTTTTAAGGCGCGAgtgttaaacaaactttgctactGACAATCACATGGCCAACtatgaaacacgacaatcgaaagttcggtttctgcctctctatcactcttgcttattcgatcgatagagaggcatatatataaagaaattttaattttcgcgtttcgcggtaggccacctgtaaacaaaccgccttggtaTATCAATATTACCTATAGTAAAAAGTTgtcaaaaactgtttaaggtCTAGTATGTATTTTACTCTATGGATTAGGTACTAAACCAAATTACATAtatagtgctgcactctggcggcaaaacattgcagtaatactccctattgaaacctcggagtaaatatctaatctatggagtagagacgcgcactaatttctatctgaaaaattctgtcgtttttggcgcgggggacgaggtaaaaggcttgctacacggtcgccgacaagccttctaaccgtctgaccttggtctgtccttggacaattttggtcaaattttgttggtaacaactgtctacacggtccgggaccggccaaggccacgcggtctgggggcttgtcggcgaccgtgtagcaagcctttaacgCACACAAATAATGTTAACACTAATGCATTTTTAGCATGCGTCGCTACACACGCACACGACAAAATCATCAAACTCTAGCAAAAACTGTATTCACACAAGTACAAGAACAAACACAGACAACCCTGTCCGTGAACGAGATGACGTCATTTCTAAGTAAACCTAGATAGTGCGAGGGACGCGCCGATAATATTGTcgataaaattgacaatgaattttaatttctgcttttatcgattataataataattcaatatCAAGTCTTTGTACCAGCAGTTTACTAACTTTCAATTTTTGTATTGTATAGATGTTATTTCTAATAGTCTGTCAATTTGTTTAGGGCGAATCTTGCAAGCTGATATAGAATGATTGTTTATTATCAGTtcattagttaatattttacatgttggTTTACTTCTGAAATCAATGCAATATACTATCGAGCATGCAGATCTGATGACAGAGATGGAACGCGGCCAATGATGTCATTTAAGGGATATTGAGTAGGGGATAATTAGTATATATATCGGCGGTAGATCGtgaaatcgggcatatcgagatattcctaggcatatcatgacacgccgccatttaataatctgccttttgcattttttgccaCTGCTAGTGCTGCATTCTATGTGGCATTTGGAGCAGAATGcgtaggtactaggtaggtactaaaatcatacgctacccaaacacgtactataagtaggctgtcaagccatttcaatggttatcatttgctaaaatttaggacatcctacttattcgaattacttacttattaatttgctaagaaaactaaatgcattagattttctttgccgaatgttaaaccggTCGATACTAAAATACTTTTGAAcaatgaatgcttagagatggtagataaagcactgtttcttggtttaacattagACAATAATCTACactggagtcctcatataagaacactagcaaacaaattaagttcggccgcttacgctgtgaggagaattagacaattgactaatgttgaattgaaacagctcgccttgtttattatagttattttcatagtgtaatgtcatatggtattctggtttggggcaaagcagctgacatacagactatatttgtcttacaaaagagaaccattcgttctatatataatttaagggtgcgtgaatcattaagagaactttttaaagaaattaatattttaactgtcgcttcccaatacatatatgatagtattatttatgttgttaagaatctagactccttcactaagaattctgatgtccagaactataatactagaaataaaaacaagcttgctatcagaaagtttcgtgttcgtaaagtacagaagtcattcgttgggcaatgcattcatttttataacaagttacctgaggatgctttaagattaccctttccagctcttaagaattacttaaaaaagtcattgatgctgaaggcttattacagagtcgaggactacttgacagacaaacatgcatggttcaaaccagaaactgtaataacgacaagtagcaattaaaagcattgtattatgtgtagagttaaggtgactcagctcgggtaaaaagcacatcaaattgtatgaaagcatctcataacaatcagtcagattcatataatatgtattctcatttcttttattgattttatttcttttccttttgtaagaatttgatatgttttctgaaagagctacgtatttgtataaagttatgtactcactgagtataattgcatgaattctatagtaatttaaattgtatttttgtaGTATATGCATGCAAACCGGCGCGGGCGCGGTGTCGCTCCCCGCGCACCCCTTGTATCAATCAGTAATAAACGGACCGTCGACTGTACTGCTGTGTTTCCTTTACGCTCTCAAATACCTCACTGGCGACGAATCTACCCGCGCGTGGAAAAAAATAACCGTTGATTATGACGACTACTTGTATCGGAAGTCTTACAGTTTTTGACCATAATTCTCAAGAGTGGAAGATATTTCATGGAAGGCTGCAGCAGTATATTCTTTTAAATTCAGTTGTAGATGCCAAGAAGGCACCGTTATTACTCACTCATCTGTCGGATGATACCTACCGTCTGGCCACAGATCTCGTGCATCCTAAGAAAGTAGAGGATGTTGCGTTTGACGCTTTAGTCGAAGTGCTAAACAAGCATTTCTCGCCGAAAAGGTGTACCTTCGCCGACAGGGAGAAGTTTTTCGAGGCGAGAAGGACAACGGGAGAAAGCGTCGAGGGATGGGCGGCGCGAGTTCGCGGACTCGCCGTGCACTGCGAGTTCGGCACTGCATTGGACATGTTGCTAGTGAATCGTTTTGTGCTAGGCATGAACGTAGGCCGCGAACGTGATCGCTTATTCGAGCAGGACGCTACTTCGCTTTCGTTTGCGAAAGCCTTGGAGGTGGCACAGCAGGCGGCGAGTGCGCGCCATGCCCGGGCGACGGCCACGGAGTCAACGGCGGCGGCGCTCGTGAAGGAGGAACCGGTGTACCGGGTGAGCGGGCCGAAACCCGCCACCGACCGCGGACGAGAGGTTCGCAAGTGCACCGTGTGTGGCATGAAAAATCATGATGCGGACCAGTGCAAATATAAGGGttacaagtgtcaaaagtgcgGTTTAGTTGGTCATTTGAAAAAAGTGTGTAAGGCCAAGTTGTCGCGAATTAATAATATAGTGCAGCAAAATAGTGATACTTCGGATGATGCGTCGTGCTGCGTGGAGTGCCAAAACTATAGATTAAGGTACGTTTCAATAAAACCTATTGAAATTGAAGTACAGTTAGGGGATAATCTTGTCACTATGGAACTAGATTCCGGTTCGGGTACTTGCGTCATATCAGACACCTTGTATTGTGATAAGTTTcataaatacaaattattacctTGTAATGTCCGTATGTGCTTTTATAACGGCCATAAAATCGCACCTTTAGGAGTTTTTGATATTGATGCTACTTTTAACAATAGCACCAAATGCATCAGCATTTTTGTTGTCAAAGATGGAGGACCCGGTCTATTAGGCCGCGATTTTATGGCCGCCTTTGACATATATTTCACTGCgaggataaataaaataagtgaaGATAAGGATTTTGATCTTTTGTTAGAACAATACCCTAACCTATGGCGTGACGAGCTAGGTGCATTTAATAAGTTTAAAGTCActttaacattaaataataaagCTAGCCCTAAATTTTTTAAGCCACGACCTATACCCTTTGCCCTTAAAGGGAAAGTAGAAGCTGAACTAGATAGGTTGGTAGGGTTAGGTATTTTGGTACCCGTCAACCATTCCCAATACGCTACTCCAATTGTACCAGTGCTTAAAGAGAACGGTAAAGTAAGAATCGCGGGGGATTTTTCGGTTACTCTGAATAAGGACTTAGTGATTGATAAGTATCCGCTCCCTCGTATAGAGGAAGTATTCGCAAAGCTGGGCGGCGGCGAGCACTATAGTAAAATCGATTTGAAGAACGCATACAATCAATTTGTTTTAAGCGATGAGTCCCAGGAGCTCACTACAATAAACACCCCGAAGGGATTATTTAAGTATACTCGTCTCGTATATGGCTTAGCGAATGCTCCGGCTATTTTTCAAAAAGCCATGGAGACGTTGCTTGCCGGCATAGATGGAGTGAGTTGCTGGCTGGACGACATATGTATTACAGGTCCCAACAAAGTTGTCCACCTTAGCAGGTTACGGGAAGTACTGAGTAGGCTTGACCAAGCCGGTCTCCGTCTGCAGAAGGAAAAGTGTGAGTTTTTCAAAAATAGTGTTACTTATTTAGGTTACACAATAAGTAAAAAAGGGCTTCAATCCAGTGCGCAAAAGGTAAAAGCGGTAATTAATGCACCGGAACCTAAAAATGTAACGGAAGTTAAACGTTTTTTAGGCATGGTTAACTATTACAGGAATTTCATTCCAAACGCGTCTAGTGTGTTAAGTCCGCTGCATGAATTACTGCGTTCGGGAGCAGAGTGGGAGTGGGGCGAGCGGCAGCGCCGCGCTGTGCGACAGGTGCAGCGCGAGCTGGCCTCTGAGCGTGCGCTCGCGCACTTCGACCCTGACGCGCAACTGGTTCTAGCTGCTGATGCGGGCCCCGCCGGTCTTGGCGCAGTATTATCGACTCGGGACGCTGAGGGTATGGAGCGGCCGCTAGCATTCGCTTCCAGGTCACTAACAAGTAGTGAACGCAATTACAGCCAAATAGAGAAAGAAGCGACGGCTATTATCTTCGCGGTCAAAAAGTTTCATCAATATCTGTACGGTCGTAGTGAGCCTTTCATCCTAAAAACAGATCATAGACCGCTCGTATCGATATTTAACAATAAAACTGGTATTTCCATTACAACCGCCTTAAGACTACAAAGATATGCCATAATTTTGTCCGCGTACAACTACGTTGTTCAATATATCTCTAGTGAAAATAATTTGGTTGCAGATTATTTTTCCCGCGCTCCCTTATCAGAGACTTATTGTGATAGCGATAACCAGTTTGATACTTTTAACTCCTTGCATTTTATGAATGCAATATTACCGGCGGTAACGTGCGCCGAAATAATCCAAGCCACAGGAAACGATACCGTATTAAAGACGGTTATAAAGTACATGCAAAATGGATGGCCGCGTAAAGTAGTATGCGATCAAATTAGACCTTATTTCCAATGCAAATCGGACCTACAATTGGAAGGGGGGATCTTGTTACGGGGACATAGGGTCGTCATTCCAATGATACTTAGAGAGCGCTTGTTGAAAGAACTCCATAGTACGCATCTAGGTATCGTTAAAATGAAGTGTAATGCTCGAAGTCGAATGTGGTGGCCAGGGATTGACGCGGACATCGAACGGTGCACGGGCTCGTGCGCCACCTGCATTTCATTACGCGCTAAGCCGCCGCGCGAGGCGCCAGCGAGCTGGCCGCGGCCGCCTGGAGTTTGGAACCGCGTTCATTTTGATTACATGACGGTGGGGCAACGGGTATATCTGGTCGTGGTCGATGCGTTTAGCAAGTGGCTAGACTGTTTACATATGAATAATGGTACCACTACGCAAGCACTTATTTCTAagttgacatatttattttcgtATTTCGGTATACCGAACGTATTAGTTTCAGACAATGATGTCAAAATAAATTGCGCCGAGTTTAGACTTTATTGTTCTAACAATGGAATTAAGTACATGAACTCTCCTGTATACCACCCAAATAGTAACGGCCAGGCCGAAAATACAGTAAAAAACTGCAAACGTATgattaaatgtattttgaatGAGAATATGTCTCAACAAAAAATGAATGACGCTTTGTATGAGTATTTGTTTACTTACAGAAATACCGCGCACTGTACTACAGGAACCACCCCCGCCAAACTAATGTTTGGAAGAA contains:
- the LOC134677375 gene encoding uncharacterized protein LOC134677375 yields the protein MTTTCIGSLTVFDHNSQEWKIFHGRLQQYILLNSVVDAKKAPLLLTHLSDDTYRLATDLVHPKKVEDVAFDALVEVLNKHFSPKRCTFADREKFFEARRTTGESVEGWAARVRGLAVHCEFGTALDMLLVNRFVLGMNVGRERDRLFEQDATSLSFAKALEVAQQAASARHARATATESTAAALVKEEPVYRVSGPKPATDRGREVRKCTVCGMKNHDADQCKYKGYKCQKCGLVGHLKKVCKAKLSRINNIVQQNSDTSDDASCCVECQNYRLRFQD